Proteins encoded in a region of the Lepeophtheirus salmonis chromosome 6, UVic_Lsal_1.4, whole genome shotgun sequence genome:
- the LOC121120285 gene encoding glucose-induced degradation protein 4 homolog, with protein sequence MPVRTVSNPMDYGVSPPLPANSKQPGLAGSLLYNGSRFRGYQKSKGNQYDVEVIILHVDQENAYLCGYLKIIGLTEEYPTLTTFFDGEIISKKHTFLTRKWDADEEVDKKHWSKFSAFNAKYAKNFNSDSFDYDALHESDHVFMRWKEHFLVPDHTIKDINGASFAGFYYICFQESTSTVEGYYYHRHSEWYQGLNLVHLRDHSHQIYEFR encoded by the exons ATGCCAGTTCGAACAGTCTCGAATCCCATGGACTATGGGGTATCTCCTCCACTACCAGCAAACTCAAAGCAACCCGGACTCGCGGGGTCCCTTCTCTACAATGGATCCCGATTCAGAGGATATCAAAAGTCCAAAGGGAATCAATACGATGTGGAAGTCATTATTCTA CACGTAGATCAGGAAAATGCCTACCTCTGTGGCTATCTCAAAATCATTGGCCTTACTGAAGAATATCCCACTCTCACAACCTTCTTTGATGGagaaattataagtaaaaaacatACTTTCCTTACTCGCAAATGGGACGCGGATGAAGAGGTTGACAAGAAACACTGG aGTAAGTTCAGTGCCTTCAATGCAAAATATGCTAAAAACTTTAATTCAGATTCATTCGACTACGATGCTCTACATGAATCAGATCATGTTTTTATGAGGTGGAAGGAACACTTCCTTGTACCGGACCATACGATTAAAGACATCAATGGAGCTTCTTTTGCTGGTTTTTACTACATTTGTTTTCAAGAGTCTACGTCAACAGTAGAAGGATATTATTATCATAGGCATTCAGAATG
- the LOC121120218 gene encoding histone H2A: MSGRGKGGKVKGKAKSRSSRAGLQFPVGRIHRLLRKGNYAERVGAGAPVYLAAVMEYLAAEVLELAGNAARDNKKTRIIPRHLQLAIRNDEELNKLLAGVTIAQGGVLPNIQAVLLPKKTEKSA; the protein is encoded by the coding sequence ATGTCTGGTCGTGGTAAAGGAGGGAAAGTTAAGGGGAAGGCAAAGTCTCGTTCCAGCCGTGCTGGTCTTCAATTCCCTGTTGGGCGTATCCATCGACTTTTGAGGAAGGGGAATTATGCCGAGCGTGTGGGTGCCGGTGCTCCCGTCTACTTGGCTGCTGTCATGGAGTACCTCGCCGCTGAAGTCCTTGAACTGGCAGGCAATGCTGCCCGTGATAACAAGAAGACTCGTATAATCCCTCGTCATCTTCAATTGGCGATTCGTAATGACGAGGAGCTGAACAAATTATTGGCTGGTGTGACCATTGCTCAAGGTGGTGTCCTTCCCAACATCCAAGCCGTTCTGTTACCCAAAAAGACTGAGAAGTCTgcataa
- the LOC121119227 gene encoding dnaJ homolog subfamily C member 17 produces MIPQDDLYALLDITIDATVEVIRSAYRKKALKCHPDKNPDNPKAIETFHRLSEALKILTDTEARKAYDNVIKAKQAALVRHKKLDAKRQKLKEDLERREKEAEERVLVQKRQSHEEKLATEIERLREEGSKELQEEQELMKSQLFNLSDSEPYNSTTPSSTDKIKLKWKKEDERYNKESLEKIFFKYGDIQNIIVLGKSALIEMKDSNAASIAAKIETGYMDNPLKIKIVSENDKKSTTPQVMPFETPQTASTLQSDNDYETLVMRKLRQAEERKKLIKEMIKNDEI; encoded by the coding sequence ATGATACCTCAAGATGATCTGTATGCTCTTCTCGATATCACCATTGATGCTACGGTAGAAGTTATTCGTAGTGCTTATcgtaaaaaagctttaaaatgcCATCCAGATAAAAACCCCGACAATCCTAAGGCTATTGAAACCTTTCATCGCCTCTCAGAAGCTCTTAAGATACTAACAGATACTGAGGCACGAAAAGCCTACGATAATGTTATTAAAGCAAAACAGGCCGCACTAGTACGACACAAAAAGCTAGATGCTAAGAGACAAAAACTCAAAGAGGATTTGgaaagaagagaaaaagagGCAGAAGAACGAGTTTTAGTTCAAAAGAGGCAATCCCATGAAGAAAAACTGGCTACAGAAATTGAGCGTTTGCGTGAAGAAGGATCCAAAGAACTTCAGGAGGAACAAGAACTTATGAAATCCCAATTGTTCAATCTGTCAGATTCAGAGCCATATAATTCTACTACACCTTCTTCAactgataaaataaaactaaagtGGAAGAAAGAAGATGAGCGCTACAATAAAGAGTctttagagaaaatattttttaaatatggcgACATTCAAAACATCATCGTATTAGGAAAATCAGCATTGATTGAGATGAAAGATTCAAATGCTGCTTCCATTGCCGCCAAAATTGAGACTGGATATATGGATAatcctctaaaaataaaaattgtctcaGAGAATGACAAGAAATCTACTACACCTCAAGTCATGCCTTTTGAAACCCCTCAAACAGCTTCCACGCTGCAGAGTGATAATGACTATGAAACTTTAGTGATGAGAAAATTAAGACAAgcagaagaaagaaagaaattaataaaagaaatgataaaaaacgatgaaatataa